In one window of Juglans regia cultivar Chandler chromosome 3, Walnut 2.0, whole genome shotgun sequence DNA:
- the LOC109010718 gene encoding serine/threonine-protein kinase BSK6-like isoform X1, producing MGARCSKFSLCWFHSHLKPSVLESSDLDNGGKSEKNSWPSFIEFSYEQLKAATSGFSSDNIVSEHGLKAPNVVYKGKLDNGRWVAVKRFNKLAWPDSRQFLEEARSVGNLRSERLANLIGCCCEGEERLLIAEFMPNETLAKHLFHWEAQPMRWAMRLRVALYLAQALEYCSSKGRALYHDLNAYRVLFDQDGNPRLSCFGLMKNSRDGKSYSTNLAFTPPEYLRTGRVTAESVVYSFGTMLLDLLSGKHIPPSHALDLIRGKNFLMLMDSALEGHFSNDDGTELVRLASRCLQYEARERPNAKSLVIALMSLQKETEVPSYVLMGIPQETASSIQQLTLTPFGDACLRMDRTAIHEILEKLGYKDDEGIANELQLSFQMWTSQMQETLNCKKHGDTAFRAKDFETAIDRYTKFIDGGTMVSPTVYARRCLSYLMCEMPQEALGDAMQAQVVSPEWPTALYLQAACLFKLGMDNDAQETLKDGTNLESKRNKT from the exons ATGGGAGCCCGTTGCTCCAAGTTCTCTCTCTGCTGGTTCCACTCCCACCTTAAACCCTCCGTCCTCGAATCCTCTGATCTCG ATAATGGGGGCAAAAGTGAAAAAAACTCGTGGCCGAGTTTCATCGAGTTCAGCTACGAGCAACTCAAGGCCGCAACGTCCGGGTTCTCCTCCGACAATATTGTCTCGGAGCATGGTCTCAAAGCTCCCAACGTTGTTTACAAAGGAAAGCTCGATAATGGCCGTTGGGTCGCCGTTAAGCGCTTCAACAAGTTGGCATGGCCCGATTCTCGCCAGTTCCTT GAGGAAGCAAGATCGGTGGGGAATCTTAGGAGTGAGCGATTGGCGAATCTGATCGGATGTTGCTGTGAAGGGGAGGAGAGGTTGCTTATAGCGGAGTTCATGCCCAATGAAACGCTGGCGAAGCATCTCTTTCACT GGGAGGCCCAGCCCATGAGATGGGCAATGAGGTTGAGGGTGGCGCTTTATCTGGCACAAGCGCTGGAATATTGCAGCAGCAAAGGACGGGCATTGTACCATGATCTCAATGCGTACAGGGTCTTGTTTGATCAG GATGGCAATCCGAGGTTGTCTTGCTTTGGCCTTATGAAGAATAGCAGAGATGGCAAGAGTTACAGCACGAACTTGGCTTTCACCCCACCGGAGTACTTGAGGACTG GTAGGGTGACTGCAGAAAGTGTGGTTTACAGCTTTGGGACCATGCTGTTAGATCTTCTGAGTGGGAAACATATCCCGCCAAGTCAT GCACTTGACCTGATTCGTGGCAAGAATTTTCTAATGCTGATGGATTCTGCTTTGGAGGGTCATTTCTCTAATGATGATGGAACTGAGCTGGTGCGTTTAGCTTCCCGTTGTTTGCAGTACGAAGCTCGTGAGAGGCCAAATGCTAAGTCCCTTGTCATTGCTCTCATGTCCCTTCAGAAAGAAACAGAG GTTCCATCATATGTTTTGATGGGTATCCCGCAAGAAACTGCATCCTCCATACAGCAACTGACATTAACACCTTTCGGTGATGCTTGCTTGAGAATGGATCGTACTGCCATACATGAAATATTGGAGAAGCTGGGATACAAGGATGATGAGGGGATTGCCAATGAG TTGCAGCTTTCTTTTCAAATGTGGACGAGTCAAATGCAGGAGACCTTGAATTGTAAGAAGCATGGAGATACAGCCTTTCGAGCTAAGGACTTTGAGACTGCCATTGATCGATATACAAAA TTCATAGATGGCGGGACCATGGTATCACCCACTGTGTATGCTAGGCGCTGTTTATCTTACTTGATGTGCGAGATGCCGCAGGAAGCTCTTGGGGATGCTATGCAAGCTCAGGTGGTGTCTCCTGAGTGGCCTACTGCTTTATATCTTCAAGCAGCTTGTCTCTTCAAGCTTGGGATGGATAATGATGCACAAGAGACACTCAAAGATGGCACAAACTTGGaatccaaaagaaacaaaacttaA
- the LOC109010718 gene encoding serine/threonine-protein kinase BSK6-like isoform X2 — protein MGARCSKFSLCWFHSHLKPSVLESSDLDNGGKSEKNSWPSFIEFSYEQLKAATSGFSSDNIVSEHGLKAPNVVYKGKLDNGRWVAVKRFNKLAWPDSRQFLEEARSVGNLRSERLANLIGCCCEGEERLLIAEFMPNETLAKHLFHWEAQPMRWAMRLRVALYLAQALEYCSSKGRALYHDLNAYRVLFDQDGNPRLSCFGLMKNSRDGKSYSTNLAFTPPEYLRTGRVTAESVVYSFGTMLLDLLSGKHIPPSHALDLIRGKNFLMLMDSALEGHFSNDDGTELVRLASRCLQYEARERPNAKSLVIALMSLQKETEVPSYVLMGIPQETASSIQQLTLTPFGDACLRMDRTAIHEILEKLGYKDDEGIANELSFQMWTSQMQETLNCKKHGDTAFRAKDFETAIDRYTKFIDGGTMVSPTVYARRCLSYLMCEMPQEALGDAMQAQVVSPEWPTALYLQAACLFKLGMDNDAQETLKDGTNLESKRNKT, from the exons ATGGGAGCCCGTTGCTCCAAGTTCTCTCTCTGCTGGTTCCACTCCCACCTTAAACCCTCCGTCCTCGAATCCTCTGATCTCG ATAATGGGGGCAAAAGTGAAAAAAACTCGTGGCCGAGTTTCATCGAGTTCAGCTACGAGCAACTCAAGGCCGCAACGTCCGGGTTCTCCTCCGACAATATTGTCTCGGAGCATGGTCTCAAAGCTCCCAACGTTGTTTACAAAGGAAAGCTCGATAATGGCCGTTGGGTCGCCGTTAAGCGCTTCAACAAGTTGGCATGGCCCGATTCTCGCCAGTTCCTT GAGGAAGCAAGATCGGTGGGGAATCTTAGGAGTGAGCGATTGGCGAATCTGATCGGATGTTGCTGTGAAGGGGAGGAGAGGTTGCTTATAGCGGAGTTCATGCCCAATGAAACGCTGGCGAAGCATCTCTTTCACT GGGAGGCCCAGCCCATGAGATGGGCAATGAGGTTGAGGGTGGCGCTTTATCTGGCACAAGCGCTGGAATATTGCAGCAGCAAAGGACGGGCATTGTACCATGATCTCAATGCGTACAGGGTCTTGTTTGATCAG GATGGCAATCCGAGGTTGTCTTGCTTTGGCCTTATGAAGAATAGCAGAGATGGCAAGAGTTACAGCACGAACTTGGCTTTCACCCCACCGGAGTACTTGAGGACTG GTAGGGTGACTGCAGAAAGTGTGGTTTACAGCTTTGGGACCATGCTGTTAGATCTTCTGAGTGGGAAACATATCCCGCCAAGTCAT GCACTTGACCTGATTCGTGGCAAGAATTTTCTAATGCTGATGGATTCTGCTTTGGAGGGTCATTTCTCTAATGATGATGGAACTGAGCTGGTGCGTTTAGCTTCCCGTTGTTTGCAGTACGAAGCTCGTGAGAGGCCAAATGCTAAGTCCCTTGTCATTGCTCTCATGTCCCTTCAGAAAGAAACAGAG GTTCCATCATATGTTTTGATGGGTATCCCGCAAGAAACTGCATCCTCCATACAGCAACTGACATTAACACCTTTCGGTGATGCTTGCTTGAGAATGGATCGTACTGCCATACATGAAATATTGGAGAAGCTGGGATACAAGGATGATGAGGGGATTGCCAATGAG CTTTCTTTTCAAATGTGGACGAGTCAAATGCAGGAGACCTTGAATTGTAAGAAGCATGGAGATACAGCCTTTCGAGCTAAGGACTTTGAGACTGCCATTGATCGATATACAAAA TTCATAGATGGCGGGACCATGGTATCACCCACTGTGTATGCTAGGCGCTGTTTATCTTACTTGATGTGCGAGATGCCGCAGGAAGCTCTTGGGGATGCTATGCAAGCTCAGGTGGTGTCTCCTGAGTGGCCTACTGCTTTATATCTTCAAGCAGCTTGTCTCTTCAAGCTTGGGATGGATAATGATGCACAAGAGACACTCAAAGATGGCACAAACTTGGaatccaaaagaaacaaaacttaA